The following proteins are encoded in a genomic region of Phaeodactylum tricornutum CCAP 1055/1 chromosome 1, whole genome shotgun sequence:
- a CDS encoding predicted protein, producing the protein MSSTRRERLLPQLRDALAWTAVLLLLGLLPFGAASTTDDWMRLDYAVFPRRHVDEAAVLEWGHSAIISALDASVAWFGPQTSQAALLEVEAQPVLASPVHGVSNTVQEALDALEEQASDVETNEQVANWRKIVLDNADEVQGNVVVMTNTGDLSGPQMAMLAQNSGAAAFLRNNSHHHAALAALIDIPTVMISMNAANVLTTATVDPNASSRRRVVNHGMPDRVRLYAGGDRPFFEDAQAESPAVYLIHNVLTREECKALQTRASTRLQPLEAIASTAGGTRSPLQYTTASSLRGDKSGGPYYVGDVSRVVLWQGLWQSQAAKAVEERIEQVTGFPSTHYSDWIVDRYEAGAYVRPHVDNILAADGTAPIAVLTVFLNDDGGDAAIVYPSVPTNAAAQKPLKIRPQQGLAVVHHVTDDHHRIDTNAVTGVLPASTEHGDAYYLARKYIYATPVSTARRLVLPALSLVAAGGGNLPSLVVRLHVAMLEQFGVPQGNANFDRVCIFVPLLLVLLLVQYVVNRLMNQPSKPPSKSASGTGSSSTSANKKRDKKQN; encoded by the exons ATGTCGTCCACGAGAAGGGAACGTCTGCTTCCGCAGTTACGAGATGCTCTTGCGTGGACTGCGgtgctactactactggGTTTACTACCCTTCGGCGCCGCGTCGACGACGGACGATTGGATGCGTTTGGATTACGCCGTCTTTCCGCGACGACAcgtcgacgaagcggcggTGCTGGAATGGGGACACTCGGCCATTATTTCCGCACTCGACGCATCCGTCGCCTGGTTTGGTCCCCAAACCTCACAGGCGGCTCTACTTGAAGTCGAAGCCCAACCCGTATTGGCCTCGCCCGTACACGGCGTATCCAATACGGTacaagaagctttggatgcCCTCGAAGAACAAGCGAGCGACGTTGAGACGAACGAACAGGTCGCTAATTGGAGGAAAATCGTCCTGGATAATGCCGACGAAGTCCAAGgcaacgtcgtcgtcatgACGAATACGGGAGACTTGTCGGGACCCCAAATGGCCATGCTCGCCCAAAACAGTGGCGCGGCCGCCTT CCTTCGAAACAACAGCCACCACCACGCCGCACTCGCCGCACTTATTGACATTCCCACCGTCATGATCTCCATGAACGCCGCCAACGTACTTACCACCGCCACGGTGGATCCCAACGCTTCCTCGCGGCGACGCGTAGTCAATCACGGAATGCCCGATCGAGTCCGTTTGTACGCCGGCGGGGATCGACCCTTCTTCGAAGACGCCCAGGCCGAATCCCCCGCCGTGTATCTCATTCACAATGTTTTGACTCGCGAGGAATGCAAAGCCCTCCAAACGCGGGCGTCCACTCGTTTGCAGCCACTAGAGGCGATTGCGAGTACGGCTGGTGGTACACGCAGTCCACTCCAGTACACTACCGCATCTTCGTTGCGCGGAGACAAAAGTGGCGGTCCGTACTATGTCGGAGACGTATCACGCGTCGTATTGTGGCAAGGATTGTGGCAAAGTCAggccgccaaggccgtggAAGAACGCATCGAACAAGTTACCGGATTCCCGTCTACTCATTACTCCGATTGGATCGTGGATCGTTACGAAGCTGGTGCCTACGTCCGTCCCCACGTGGACAATATTTTGGCAGCCGACGGAACCGCCCCAATAGCCGTCCTCACCGTCTTTTTGAACGATGATGGCGGCGACGCCGCCATTGTCTATCCGTCCGTACCCACCAACGCAGCGGCTCAAAAACCACTGAAAATTCGTCCCCAGCAAGGCCTGGCCGTCGTCCATCACGTTACGGACGATCATCATCGGATCGATACCAACGCCGTGACGGGAGTCCTTCCGGCGTCTACCGAGCACGGTGATGCCTATTACCTTGCACGCAAGTACATTTATGCCACTCCCGTCAGTACCGCCCGCCGTCTGGTGCTTCCAGCACTGTCGTTGGTAGCAGCCGGTGGGGGAAATCTGCCCAGCCTGGTTGTTCGACTGCACGTCGCCATGCTGGAACAGTTTGGCGTTCCGCAGGGCAACGCAAATTTTGACAGGGTCTGTATCTTTGTCCCATTGTTGCTCGTGCTACTTCTAGTGCAGTACGTGGTCAATCGCCTTATGAACCAACCCTCCAAGCCACCGAGCAAGTCAGCCTCCGGAACCGGGTCGAGCTCTACAAGCGCAAATAAGAAGCGGGACAAGAAGCAAAATTAG
- a CDS encoding predicted protein: MLQPPGSHNGAGSRNVRRQNLGHSKNTSTSPDDQVRLLQRLPPNKRCCDCRAKLPSCVNLTVGSFVCPACAGIHRELNQRVKGVGHSSFTDKEVEFLQSVGNNDLINAIYLATYDDAQSSRGGRIQEPKDNTDPQHLKTWIRRKYVDRAWYRPSSSTAAAPHPTQQPPHATIVAIPPTAPGTAGSTDFWSNNNNHASPAPAWDAFGSNNTTATTNAGSSQSGFGPAQSPPPQAPNVVTNFANFNTAPPPTQHGPPNPGQQLQQQQQAVNSFANFEASGSNGNGIQQQPNSGFANFNSPAATIVGQQQFSTNAGAQQQPPLNTFANLNASTSTVAASGSQQPQFRSNTGAPQQQQPVPQISAFGATSATTAPQPQPGFANFNSGAYADPQQYFSTNSGSQQPQSSPQPSGIANLNTGQAPAKMNNGTQLPQPGFANFNATSAGVAASQQYFPQNNNNSSHQAKLPSAQTSGFATIHSGGVHGTNNAPNQPQPAVPNFNPNAAGSVPGGQQQFSPNGNSHQIQQPSPHSSGFANFNSGGPPAATDNAAQQPHSGFPNVDGTSVGKVHGGQQQISSNSNSHRIQQPSGVATFNLGSAPASPKNTRQQPGFNHFNTASAAPGGQQQFSNGSSPRMQMPSPQPNGFANSSTGGEVNKAMQRAQFASPGSQSVQDSSIPGNDGLHHRGVNSSITQGGIPFVQGRNTEQPISSVQQPMHFQGGSISLSDGLRESHISSITRGMGNLGNIASQAGSVPHAMNQTSIHQQPISELSEQQKSQHNIHHIHSSPGPDRQTPTEAAKNTSTDGDSAPNDGKTASVYMENHPSKFTAGQTVYYKSSTYVGKAKIMKVHLDDDLEPFYTILVDGKEKQTDNGHLSERSPLEEKVQELIGSLTEDQLLQVHQFIIRFPLTVTSSETDSVVPPAASATIITGSRQPPVLASTSSMYPPASLTANVPIPGSGQQQAATGDAPMSPKGNPFDLY; encoded by the coding sequence ATGTTGCAACCTCCCGGAAGTCACAATGGTGCCGGATCCCGTAACGTTCGTCGCCAGAACCTAGGCCATTCGAAGAACACATCCACGTCGCCGGACGATCAAGTCCGCCTTCTCCAGCGATTGCCCCCGAACAAGCGCTGTTGCGATTGTCGCGCCAAGCTCCCGTCCTGCGTCAACTTGACCGTTGGTAGTTTCGTTTGCCCCGCCTGTGCCGGCATTCACCGCGAACTCAATCAACGCGTCAAGGGCGTGGGACATTCCAGCTTTACCGACAAGGAAGTCGAATTCTTGCAGAGCGTCGGTAACAACGATCTCATTAACGCTATCTATTTGGCGACCTACGACGACGCACAATCCTCAAGGGGAGGAAGAATCCAGGAACCGAAGGATAATACCGATCCGCAACATTTGAAGACTTGGATTCGCCGAAAATATGTGGATCGTGCCTGGTATCGtccttcttcttccacggcTGCGGCTCCGCATCCCACACAGCAGCCTCCACACGCGACTATTGTGGCGATTCCTCCGACGGCGCCTGGAACTGCAGGATCCACCGATTTTTggagcaacaacaacaaccacgCCTCTCCCGCACCGGCTTGGGACGCATTCGGGAGTAACAACACTACCGCCACGACGAATGCGGGATCATCGCAATCAGGATTTGGACCAGCGCAGTCTCCTCCTCCTCAGGCACCAAACGTGGTAACGAACTTTGCTAATTTCAACACGGCGCCACCACCCACCCAGCACGGACCTCCCAATCCTGGGCAGcagctgcaacaacagcaacaggCCGTCAACAGCTTTGCCAACTTTGAAGCTTCGGGATCGAATGGCAACGGAATCCAGCAACAGCCCAACTCGGGCTTTGCCAACTTCAACTCTCCAGCGGCTACTATTGTGGGACAACAGCAGTTTTCAACAAACGCTGGTGCCCAACAGCAGCCGCCTTTGAACACCTTTGCAAATTTGAACGCTTCAACATCTACTGTAGCTGCTTCCGGAAGCCAGCAGCCGCAATTCCGTTCGAACACTGGTGCTccccagcaacagcaaccgGTCCCTCAGATAAGCGCATTCGGAGCCACATCGGCTACCACAGCACCACAGCCCCAACCAGGATTTGCCAATTTTAATTCTGGTGCTTATGCAGACCCTCAGCAATACTTTTCGACGAACAGCGGATCTCAGCAACCTCAATCGTCGCCACAACCAAGCGGGATTGCTAATTTGAACACGGGTCAGGCACCAGCTAAAATGAATAACGGAACACAGCTGCCTCAACCAGGATTCGCCAATTTCAATGCAACATCGGCTGGTGTTGCCGCGAGCCAACAATATTTCCCTCAGAATAACAATAACAGCTCTCACCAAGCAAAGCTTCCGTCGGCACAGACGAGCGGATTTGCCACCATTCATTCGGGAGGTGTACATGGTACAAACAACGCTCCAAATCAGCCGCAACCTGCAGTTCCAAATTTCAATCCAAATGCGGCTGGAAGCGTTCCCGGAGGCCAACAGCAATTTTCGCCGAACGGGAACTCGCACCAAATACAGCAGCCGTCGCCACACTCGAGCGGATTCGCCAACTTTAATTCAGGAGGTCCACCTGCTGCCACGGATAACGCTGCACAGCAACCGCATTCTGGATTTCCGAATGTCGACGGAACATCAGTTGGTAAGGTTCACGGAGGCCAACAGCAAATTTCGTCGAACAGTAACTCCCACCGAATTCAGCAGCCGAGCGGAGTTGCCACCTTTAACTTGGGATCTGCGCCCGCTTCACCGAAGAACACAAGACAACAGCCTGGATTCAATCATTTCAACACTGCATCGGCCGCTCCTGGGGGGCAGCAGCAATTTTCGAACGGTAGCTCACCGCGAATGCAGATGCCTTCGCCACAGCCGAACGGATTTGCCAATTCAAGTACAGGAGGTGAAGTAAATAAGGCAATGCAGCGGGCGCAATTTGCTTCGCCTGGCTCACAAAGCGTACAGGACAGCTCCATTCCAGGCAATGATGGACTGCACCACAGGGGAGTCAATAGTTCGATCACTCAAGGAGGTATACCTTTCGTGCAAGGACGTAACACAGAGCAACCGATATCAAGTGTCCAGCAACCTATGCACTTCCAAGGCGGTAGCATCAGTCTTTCTGACGGTCTTAGAGAAAGTCACATCTCGTCCATTACACGAGGTATGGGGAACTTGGGTAATATTGCCTCCCAGGCAGGAAGCGTGCCGCATGCTATGAATCAAACGTCGATTCATCAACAGCCAATCAGTGAATTATCCGAACAGCAAAAGTCACAGCATAATATTCATCATATCCACTCTTCCCCTGGTCCAGATCGACAAACACCTACGGAAGCTGCGAAAAATACATCTACGGACGGTGACTCCGCCCCAAATGATGGTAAAACAGCATCCGTATACATGGAAAACCATCCATCCAAATTCACGGCTGGCCAAACTGTGTACTACAAGAGCTCCACTTACGTGGGAAAAGCGAAGATCATGAAGGTGCATTTGGACGATGATCTTGAACCATTCTATACTATTCTTGTAGACGGCAAAGAGAAGCAAACAGATAATGGGCATTTGTCGGAAAGGAGTCCTTTGGAGGAAAAGGTGCAGGAATTGATTGGTTCTTTGACTGAGGATCAGCTCTTGCAAGTTCATCAGTTTATTATAAGGTtcccattgactgtgaccaGTTCAGAAACAGATTCTGTTGTTCCTCCTGCTGCTTCTGCCACCATAATTACTGGCAGTAGACAGCCACCGGTCTTAGCTTCGACTTCATCAATGTATCCTCCTGCTTCTTTGACTGCAAACGTCCCCATTCCTGGTTCGGGGCAACAACAAGCTGCAACAGGAGACGCGCCAATGTCTCCGAAAGGAAATCCATTTGATTTGTACTAA